A single region of the Streptomyces sp. NBC_00236 genome encodes:
- a CDS encoding SDR family oxidoreductase, producing MSNKLLNSATKTAVVTGAGSGIGRAVALALCGAGWSVALAGRRPEPLAETAALAGPDARVITVPADVSRPDDVDALFSSVRECFGRLDLLFNNAGTFGPRAVPVEDLAYDDWRTVVDVNLTGAFLCAQAAYRQMKEQDPQGGRIINNGSVSAHAPRPHSVAYTATKHAMTGLTKSLSLDGRPYRIACGQIDIGNAATEMTERMRTGTLQANGELAVEPVMAASDVARTVVHMAELPLEANVQFATVMATGMPYVGRG from the coding sequence ATGAGCAACAAACTGTTGAACTCCGCGACGAAGACGGCCGTGGTCACGGGCGCGGGCTCCGGAATCGGCCGCGCGGTGGCTCTGGCCCTGTGCGGCGCCGGCTGGTCGGTGGCGCTCGCGGGCCGCCGCCCGGAGCCCCTCGCCGAGACCGCCGCGCTGGCCGGGCCGGACGCCCGGGTGATCACCGTCCCCGCCGACGTGTCGCGCCCGGACGACGTGGACGCCCTGTTCTCCTCCGTACGGGAGTGCTTCGGCCGCCTCGATCTGCTCTTCAACAACGCGGGCACCTTCGGGCCGCGCGCCGTGCCGGTCGAGGACCTCGCGTACGACGACTGGCGCACGGTGGTCGACGTGAACCTGACGGGGGCGTTCCTGTGCGCACAGGCGGCGTACCGGCAGATGAAGGAGCAGGACCCGCAGGGCGGGCGCATCATCAACAACGGCTCGGTCTCCGCGCACGCGCCGCGCCCGCACTCGGTCGCCTACACGGCGACCAAGCACGCGATGACCGGCCTGACGAAGTCGCTGTCGCTGGACGGACGTCCGTACCGGATCGCCTGCGGACAGATCGACATCGGCAACGCCGCGACCGAGATGACCGAGCGGATGCGGACCGGGACCCTCCAGGCCAACGGCGAGCTGGCCGTGGAGCCGGTGATGGCGGCCTCGGACGTGGCGCGGACGGTGGTCCACATGGCGGAGCTGCCCCTGGAGGCGAACGTCCAGTTCGCCACCGTGATGGCGACGGGGATGCCGTACGTGGGCCGGGGCTGA
- a CDS encoding PhzF family phenazine biosynthesis protein produces MTDLPGPELLRYTAFSADPEGGNPAGVVLDASGMDEAGMLAVAAEVGYSESAFLTGRTEASEPGARGYAIRYFSPKAEVPFCGHATVATALALAERDGPGDLEFATAAGPVPVTVAREGAELRATLTSVEPHVTTAAAQDVAEALAALDWPATDLDPALPPRIAYAGARHLVLAAASRERLAALSYDFARLEALMHRLDLTTVQLVWRASDAVFHVRDPFPVGGVVEDPATGAAAAAFGAYLRALSLVPATASLTLHQGEDMGRPGTLAVTLRAGDARVRVSGTGTRIPDRAGA; encoded by the coding sequence ATGACTGATCTTCCCGGGCCCGAACTCCTCCGCTACACCGCCTTCTCCGCCGACCCGGAGGGCGGTAATCCGGCCGGAGTCGTGCTGGACGCCTCCGGTATGGACGAGGCGGGCATGCTCGCCGTCGCGGCAGAGGTCGGGTACAGCGAGTCGGCGTTCCTGACCGGCCGGACCGAGGCGTCGGAGCCCGGTGCGCGCGGTTACGCGATCCGCTACTTCAGCCCGAAGGCCGAGGTCCCGTTCTGCGGTCACGCCACCGTGGCCACCGCCCTGGCCCTCGCCGAGCGGGACGGCCCCGGCGACCTGGAGTTCGCCACCGCGGCCGGCCCGGTGCCCGTCACCGTCGCCCGCGAGGGGGCCGAACTGCGGGCGACCCTCACCAGCGTGGAGCCGCACGTCACGACGGCCGCCGCACAGGACGTCGCGGAGGCGCTGGCCGCGCTGGACTGGCCGGCCACCGACCTCGACCCGGCCCTGCCGCCCCGCATCGCCTACGCGGGCGCCCGTCATCTGGTGCTGGCCGCCGCGAGCCGTGAGCGGCTGGCCGCGCTCTCCTACGACTTCGCGCGTCTCGAAGCGCTGATGCACCGGCTGGACCTCACCACGGTCCAGCTGGTGTGGCGCGCTTCGGACGCCGTCTTCCACGTCCGCGACCCGTTCCCGGTCGGCGGTGTGGTCGAGGACCCGGCGACGGGCGCGGCGGCCGCCGCCTTCGGCGCGTACCTGCGCGCCCTGTCGCTGGTCCCCGCGACCGCCTCGCTGACCCTGCATCAGGGTGAGGACATGGGCCGCCCCGGCACGCTGGCCGTCACCCTGCGGGCGGGCGACGCACGGGTGCGGGTGAGCGGGACGGGGACGCGTATCCCGGACCGGGCGGGCGCCTGA
- a CDS encoding NAD-dependent epimerase/dehydratase family protein, whose translation MTPRILITGATGFIGSRVAAAARATPGIRLRLMTHRTALDVPADGLHCETVYGDLADPGSLRDSCEGIDAVIHCASRVGSDEQTARTVNDHGTRALVDEAVRSGVGRIVLLSTASVYGRGPFTALLPGGAETAPVSATSLTRVAAEQHVLAAGGAVLRPHIVHGAGDRWAIPGLAALLRYLSAAPAGCDARHSLIDVESLGRALLGAALAPKPPTGVYHVNHPEPVTCSDLLSTVLGELGLPWAGTEIALDEARTRLAGVPYATHHFDMLTVDHWFADERVGEDLGWAPGPDFRTSFAQHAPWYRNFLSR comes from the coding sequence ATGACGCCCCGCATCCTCATCACCGGCGCCACCGGCTTCATCGGCAGCCGGGTGGCCGCCGCCGCCCGCGCGACCCCCGGGATCCGGCTGCGCCTGATGACCCACCGGACCGCCCTAGACGTCCCGGCGGACGGACTCCACTGCGAGACGGTGTACGGGGACCTCGCCGACCCCGGATCGCTGCGCGACAGCTGCGAGGGCATCGACGCAGTGATCCACTGCGCCTCCCGGGTCGGCTCCGACGAGCAGACCGCCCGGACCGTCAACGACCACGGAACCCGTGCGCTGGTCGACGAGGCCGTACGCAGCGGAGTCGGCCGGATCGTCCTGCTGAGCACCGCCTCCGTCTACGGCCGCGGCCCCTTCACCGCGCTGCTTCCCGGAGGCGCCGAGACCGCCCCCGTCTCCGCCACCAGCCTGACCCGGGTCGCCGCCGAACAGCACGTCCTGGCGGCCGGGGGAGCCGTCCTGCGCCCGCACATCGTGCACGGGGCGGGGGACCGGTGGGCGATCCCCGGGCTGGCCGCCCTGCTGAGGTACCTGTCGGCGGCACCGGCCGGCTGCGACGCCCGCCACTCGCTGATCGACGTGGAGAGCCTGGGCCGCGCACTGCTCGGGGCGGCGCTCGCCCCGAAGCCGCCGACCGGCGTCTACCACGTCAACCACCCCGAGCCGGTGACCTGCTCGGACCTGCTGTCCACGGTGCTCGGCGAGCTCGGGCTGCCCTGGGCGGGCACGGAGATCGCACTGGACGAGGCCCGCACCCGGCTGGCCGGCGTCCCGTACGCCACGCACCACTTCGACATGCTCACCGTGGACCACTGGTTCGCCGACGAACGGGTGGGCGAGGACCTCGGCTGGGCCCCGGGCCCGGACTTCCGGACGTCCTTCGCACAGCACGCGCCCTGGTACCGGAACTTCCTCAGCCGCTGA
- a CDS encoding ScbA/BarX family gamma-butyrolactone biosynthesis protein, with translation MVQLTSRSASMSVESGERAGHSTGAGRAEAFSGSPEETGAPAGDEPGRRAGSPDRLRQLVHRTDPLDVFPTGLTRLTDTQFSVAAHWPRSHRFFAPVGSHQDPLLIAETMRQTTMLIAHAQFGVPVGDAFVMWELRYTSASERLELNEDPWDITVDVSCSRIRRRGRSLGSMHIELLLHRRGTVLATGGGRISCTSAAAYQRLRGHRSAVLGTPIPLLPAVAPRTVGRTSENDVVLSPGTDPGTWLLRLDTRHPTLFGRPNDHVPGILLLEAARQAAHAATGSAFLPTAMQADFLQYVELDRPCRIEATVLPADGDDALAPAGVFIRAVQDGEPAFTCTLRSPELHPAGPGDVRTDLS, from the coding sequence ATGGTTCAGCTCACCTCACGCAGCGCTTCGATGTCGGTGGAGAGCGGCGAGCGGGCCGGGCACTCCACGGGTGCCGGCCGCGCCGAGGCCTTCTCCGGCAGCCCGGAGGAGACCGGGGCCCCGGCCGGGGACGAACCCGGCCGCAGAGCGGGCTCACCCGACCGGCTGAGACAGCTGGTCCACCGCACCGACCCGCTCGACGTCTTCCCCACCGGGCTCACCCGGCTCACCGACACCCAGTTCTCGGTGGCGGCCCACTGGCCGCGGTCCCACCGCTTCTTCGCCCCGGTCGGCAGCCATCAGGACCCCCTGCTCATAGCCGAGACCATGCGGCAGACGACGATGCTGATCGCCCACGCCCAGTTCGGTGTGCCGGTCGGCGACGCCTTCGTGATGTGGGAGCTGAGGTACACCTCCGCGTCCGAGCGGCTGGAGCTGAACGAGGACCCGTGGGACATCACGGTGGACGTGTCCTGCTCCCGGATCCGCCGCCGGGGCCGGAGCCTCGGCTCCATGCACATCGAACTCCTCCTGCACCGCCGCGGCACCGTGCTCGCCACCGGCGGCGGCCGGATCAGCTGCACCTCGGCTGCGGCGTACCAGCGGCTGCGCGGACACCGCAGCGCCGTCCTCGGCACCCCGATACCCCTCCTGCCCGCCGTCGCACCGCGCACGGTCGGCAGGACCTCCGAGAACGACGTCGTCCTGTCGCCCGGCACGGACCCCGGCACCTGGCTCCTGCGGCTCGACACCCGGCATCCGACACTCTTCGGCCGCCCCAACGATCACGTACCGGGCATCCTGCTGCTGGAGGCGGCCCGGCAGGCCGCACACGCGGCCACCGGCTCGGCCTTCCTGCCGACGGCGATGCAGGCCGACTTCCTCCAGTACGTCGAGCTGGACCGCCCCTGCCGGATCGAGGCCACGGTGCTCCCGGCCGACGGCGACGACGCCCTCGCGCCCGCCGGAGTGTTCATACGGGCCGTTCAGGACGGCGAACCGGCATTCACCTGCACCCTCCGCTCGCCGGAACTCCACCCGGCCGGGCCCGGCGATGTCAGAACGGACCTTTCATGA
- a CDS encoding ScbR family autoregulator-binding transcription factor, which yields MAQQARAIQTRRSILVAAADVFDERGYSSATISEILARAGVTKGALYFHFASKEDLALGVMDIQLHSDPLPPQLTKLQELVDQGMLLAYRLRHEPLVRASVGLAMDQAVEGLDRGTPFRGWIDRLEHLLVAAKGQGELLPHVDPGEAAEMLAGSFSGIQVMSQVLSNREDLGRRISVLLHYVLPSLSTPAVLATLDMAEDRGERLLRSLETVPSQAGAPN from the coding sequence ATGGCACAGCAGGCGCGCGCGATCCAGACCCGCAGGTCGATCCTGGTGGCGGCCGCCGACGTGTTCGACGAGCGCGGCTACAGCAGCGCGACCATCAGCGAGATCCTGGCGCGTGCGGGGGTGACCAAGGGCGCGCTGTACTTCCACTTCGCCTCGAAGGAGGACCTCGCGCTCGGGGTGATGGACATACAGCTGCACAGCGATCCGCTGCCGCCCCAGCTCACGAAGCTCCAGGAACTGGTGGACCAGGGCATGCTCCTGGCCTACCGTCTGCGTCATGAGCCACTGGTCCGGGCCAGCGTGGGACTGGCCATGGACCAGGCCGTGGAGGGCCTCGACCGCGGCACACCGTTTCGCGGCTGGATAGACCGGCTCGAACACCTCCTGGTGGCCGCCAAGGGGCAGGGCGAGCTGCTGCCGCACGTGGATCCGGGCGAGGCCGCGGAGATGCTGGCGGGATCCTTCTCGGGCATCCAGGTGATGTCCCAGGTCCTGTCCAACCGCGAGGACCTCGGCCGGCGGATCTCGGTCCTGCTGCACTATGTGCTCCCGAGCCTCTCGACGCCGGCCGTTCTGGCCACGCTGGACATGGCCGAAGATCGCGGTGAGCGTCTGCTCCGCAGCCTCGAAACCGTACCCAGCCAGGCCGGCGCCCCCAACTGA
- a CDS encoding VOC family protein: MSVRRVVPNIVTGTGDGTGDASGAMRANAAFYGLLGLDEVMNQGWIMTLASPSRPTAQISIMTADRTGPVTPDLSVEVEDVDAVYAAVVRSGAEIVYGPADEEWGVRRFFVRDPNGRVINVLSHA, translated from the coding sequence ATGTCCGTCCGCCGTGTTGTCCCCAACATCGTGACCGGCACGGGTGACGGAACCGGGGACGCCTCCGGAGCCATGCGCGCCAACGCCGCCTTCTACGGGCTCCTGGGCCTCGACGAGGTCATGAACCAGGGCTGGATCATGACGCTCGCCTCGCCCTCCCGCCCCACGGCCCAGATCAGCATCATGACCGCCGACAGGACCGGCCCCGTCACGCCCGATCTGAGCGTGGAGGTGGAGGACGTGGACGCGGTGTACGCGGCGGTGGTGCGCAGCGGCGCGGAGATCGTGTACGGCCCGGCCGACGAGGAGTGGGGCGTGCGCCGCTTCTTCGTACGCGATCCGAACGGGCGCGTCATCAACGTCCTGAGCCACGCCTGA
- a CDS encoding TetR/AcrR family transcriptional regulator, whose product MTDSAARPATDRARQILAAARTLLEREGPDALTMRRLAGSVGLTAPSLYKHFPDKSSVVHALADAMLRETTDVLEAAETAAPGSFSALAAAYRTHALAHPHLYRLTTGHPLPQDLEERAAAPLFRALAGDEGRARAAWAFAHGMVVMELNGRFPTDTDVAEAWAAGIAAFAPVRP is encoded by the coding sequence ATGACCGATTCCGCGGCCCGGCCTGCCACCGACCGCGCCCGCCAGATCCTCGCCGCGGCGCGCACCCTGCTGGAGCGTGAGGGCCCGGACGCTCTCACGATGCGCCGCCTCGCCGGAAGCGTGGGCCTCACGGCGCCCTCGCTCTACAAGCACTTCCCGGACAAGTCCTCCGTGGTGCACGCCCTGGCCGACGCGATGCTCCGGGAGACCACCGACGTGCTCGAAGCGGCCGAGACCGCGGCTCCCGGCTCCTTCTCCGCCCTGGCCGCCGCCTACCGCACCCATGCCCTGGCCCACCCCCACCTCTACCGCCTCACCACCGGGCACCCTCTCCCGCAGGACCTGGAGGAGCGCGCGGCGGCCCCGCTCTTCCGCGCCCTGGCCGGCGACGAGGGACGCGCCAGGGCGGCCTGGGCCTTCGCCCACGGGATGGTCGTGATGGAGCTCAACGGCCGCTTCCCCACGGACACCGACGTCGCCGAGGCCTGGGCGGCGGGGATCGCGGCCTTCGCCCCGGTCCGCCCCTGA